In the genome of Populus trichocarpa isolate Nisqually-1 chromosome 6, P.trichocarpa_v4.1, whole genome shotgun sequence, one region contains:
- the LOC18100240 gene encoding 60S ribosomal protein L4, with product MAAAARPLVSVQPLPASLNEMATDSVTTVALPDVMKASIRPDIVNYVHSNISKNSRQPYAVSKKAGHQTSAESWGTGRAVSRIPRVSGGGTHRAGQGAFGNMCRGGRMFAPTKTWRRWHRKINVNQKRYAVVSAIAASAIPSLVMARGHRVESVPEMPLVISDSAESIEKTSTAIKVLKEIGAYPDAEKAKDSQAIRAGKGKMRNRRYISRKGPLIVYGTEGAKLVKAFRNIPGVEVANVERLNLLRLAPGGHLGRFVIWTKSAIEKLDSIYGTFDKSSEKKKGYVLPRTKMVNADLARIINSDEVQSVVNPIKKEVKRAPLKKNPLKNLNVMLKLNPYAKTARRMALLAEAERVKSKKEKLDRKRKPVSKEELAAAKAAGKAWYKTMISDSDYTEFENFTKWLGVSQ from the exons ATGGCCGCCGCCGCCCGCCCCCTTGTCTCCGTTCAACCTCTACCCGCGTCCCTCAATGAAATGGCCACTGATTCTGTCACGACCGTGGCTCTCCCCGATGTCATGAAGGCCTCAATCAGACCAGACATCGTCAATTATGTCCACTCCAACATCTCCAAGAACAGCCGTCAACCTTACGCCGTCTCGAAGAAGGCCGGCCACCAGACCTCAGCCGAATCTTGGGGTACCGGTCGTGCCGTTTCTCGTATCCCCCGTGTTTCTGGTGGTGGAACTCACCGTGCTGGTCAGGGAGCTTTTGGAAACATGTGCCGTGGTGGACGGATGTTTGCTCCTACCAAGACCTGGCGCCGCTGGCATAGGAAGATTAACGTCAACCAAAAGCGATACGCCGTCGTTTCAGCTATTGCTGCCTCTGCTATTCCTTCTTTGGTGATGGCACGCGGTCACCGGGTGGAGTCAGTCCCTGAGATGCCTTTGGTTATCTCTGATTCGGCCGAGAGCATTGAAAAAACATCCACTGCTATTAAGGTGCTGAAGGAAATTGGTGCTTATCCAGATGCCGAGAAGGCCAAGGATTCTCAAGCGATCCGGGCTGGAAAGGGAAAAATGAGGAACAGGAGGTACATTTCCCGCAAGGGACCCCTGATCGTGTATGGAACTGAAGGTGCTAAGTTGGTGAAGGCCTTCCGTAACATTCCAGGAGTGGAGGTGGCTAACGTTGAGAGGCTGAACTTGTTGAGGCTGGCTCCCGGCGGTCATCTTGGAAGGTTTGTGATCTGGACAAAATCAGCTATCGAGAAGCTTGATTCAATATATGGGACTTTTGACAAGTCTTCCGAGAAGAAGAAGGGTTATGTTCTGCCTAGGACCAAGATGGTCAATGCTGATTTGGCCAGGATCATCAACTCTGACGAGGTTCAGAGCGTTGTGAATCCAATCAAGAAGGAGGTTAAGAGGGCACCTTTGAAGAAGAACCCACTGAAGAACTTGAACGTGATGCTGAAATTGAATCCATATGCTAAGACTGCTAGGAGGATGGCCCTTCTGGCTGAAGCAGAGCGCGTGAAGTCCAAGAAGGAGAAGCTCGACAGGAAGAGGAAACCTGTGTCGAAG GAGGAGCTAGCTGCTGCTAAGGCTGCAGGAAAGGCTTGGTACAAGACCATGATTTCTGACAGCGATTACACCGAGTTCGAGAATTTCACCAAGTGGCTTGGTGTCTCCCAGtga
- the LOC112326101 gene encoding ATP-dependent DNA helicase 2 subunit KU70-like — protein MPEINEETLPDEEAMARLGVVEAEKFKLPVYGDNDDEESAIGNGKASNASKKRKPVSENTAKESANYNWPNLTDNGHDAFICFKYDGIKS, from the exons ATGCCAGAAATCAATGAAGAAACCCTTCCTGATGAAGAGGCCATGGCTAG GCTAGGAGTTGTTGAAGCTGAAAAGTTCAAGCTTCCTGTCTATGGAGACAATGATGATGAGGAAAGTGCCATCGGCAATGGAAAAGCAAGCAATGCCTCCAAAAAACGTAAACCAGTTTCTGAAAATACAGCTAAGGAGTCTGCAAACTACAACTGGCCAAATCTTACTGATAATGGACATGATGCTTTCATATGTTTCAAGTACGATGGTATTAAGTCTTAA